The genome window GCGCCGGCGTGCAGTCCATCACCCGTGGCCAGAACGAAGCCGCCCGCTCCCTGGGCCTGAGTGCCAGCCAGTCGATGCGCCACGTGGTGTTGCCGCAGGCGTTCAAGCGCGTGTTGCCGCCGTTGGCCGGGCAATTTATCAGTCTGGTGAAGGACACGTCCCTGGTGTCGGTGATCGCGATTACCGAACTGCTCAAGAGCGGTCGTGAAGTCATCACCACCTCGTTCTCACCGTTTGAAATCCTGTTCTGTGTCGCAGGCCTGTACCTGCTGATCAACCTGCCGCTGTCGAAAATGGCCAGCCGGCTTGAGCGGAGGCTCGCGCAAAGTGATTGAAGTCCGCGATCTGGTAAAAGTCTTCGACACCCGTGGCCATGTGGTCCGTGCGGTGGACCATGTCACCACCCAGGTGGCCAAGGGCGAAGTGCTGGTGGTGATCGGGCCGTCGGGCTCTGGCAAGTCCACCTTCCTACGCTGCCTTAACGGCCTGGAAGCATTCGATTCCGGCTCGGTGAGCATCGACGGCTTGCAGTTGGCTGATCCGAAGACCGATGTGAATGCGTACCGCCGCGAAGTCGGCATGGTATTCCAGCACTTCAACCTGTTCCCCCACATGACCGTGCTGGAGAACCTGTGCCTGGCGCAGAAAGTCGTGCGCAAGCGCGGCAAGCAGGAGCGTGAGGCCAAGGCCCTGGCGCTACTGGAAAAGGTTGGCATTGCCCAGAAAGCCAACGAGTTTCCGTCGCGCCTGTCCGGCGGCCAGCAGCAACGGGTTGCGATTGCCCGGGCCCTGGCGATGGAGCCCAAGGTGATGCTGTTCGACGAACCCACCTCCGCGCTGGACCCGGAAATGGTCGGCGAAGTGCTGGATGTGATGAAGACCTTGGCCCTGGAAGGCATGACCATGGTCTGCGTCACCCACGAAATGGGCTTTGCCCGCGAGGTGGCTGATCGCGTGCTGTTCTTCGACCATGGCAAGTTGCTCGAAGATGCCGCCCCGGCCGAGTTCTTTGATGCACCGAAAGACCCACGGGCCCAGGCGTTCCTGCGCCAGGTCCTGTAAGGCTCAGAGCCTGAATTTGCCGACCAGCGTCTGCAAATCCAGGCTCAGTTTGGTCAGTTGGACGCTCGCCGCCGCCGTTTCCTCGCTGGCGGCGGCGGTCTGTTCCGACACATCCCGCACCTTCAACACGCTGCGATTGATCTCTTCGGCCACTGCACTTTGCTGTTCGGCCGCAGCGGCAATCTGCGGGTTCATCTCCTGGATCACCGAGACCGTGCGCGCAATCGCTGCCAGGGCGTCACCTGCGTCGCGGGTCAGCTCGACACTGTAGTCGGTCAGGCTGCGGCTGCTGTCCATGATGTCGGCGACGTGCTGGGTGCCGGTATGCAGCCCCTGGATCAGTGCCTGGATTTCCTCGGCTGACGCCTGGGTGCGCTGCGCCAGGCTGCGCACTTCATCGGCCACCACCGCAAAGCCTTCGCCGGCACTGCCCGCGCGGGCGGCTTCGATGGCGGCATTCAGCGCCAGCAGGTTGGTTTGCTGGGACACGGACTTGATCACATCCAGCACGCTGCCGATCTTCTGGCTCTCCTGTTGCAACGCCAGCATTGCGCGTCCCGAGAGCGCCATTTCATCTGCCAGTTGGCCTATCTGTTCAACGGCCTGCGCAACCACCTTGTCACCCGCGATGGTTTGCCGATCCGCTTCATTGGCTGCGATCGAGGCCTGCTCGGCGTGTCGGGCCACTTCCTGTGCGGTGGCGAGCATTTCGTTCATCGCGGTGGCGACCTGGTCGGTTTCGTCTTTCTGGTTATTCACCCCCGCGCGGGTTTGCTCCGTGACGGCCGATAACTGTGTCGCCGCGCTGGCGATCTGCCGGGCGCTGTCGCCGATCCCCCCGATCAGGGTGCGCAACTGAGTGGTCATGCGCCTCATGCTCCGTTGCAATTGGCCCAACTCGTCCTTGCGGAGGACTTCCGCACCCGGGTTCAGGTCGCCATCGGCAATGCGACGCGCGGTGGCGAGCGCTTCGCGTAGCGGCACTGCAATCTGGCGGGCGATCATCCAGGCGGCCCAGGCCCCGAGCAACAGTGCGGCAGCTGTTATGCCCAGTAATCGGACTCGGCTCTGGTCGGCTTCGAGACTGCGCTTGAGCGCCTGGCCCTGGCTGAGCAGGTCGCTTTGTTCCAGCAGTTGGTTGAGTTGTTGCTCCAACTGCGGCTGGGGTGGCGTGTTGCCGATCCCTTCCTTGAACAGGTTCGCCAGGCGTTGGGCTCGCTCAACGCGCTCAAGGTCGGCTGAGTCCTTAAGCCGACCGGAGAGTGTCGCCAGATGCGTGTCGATTTTGTCCAGGTGCCGGCTGATGTTGCTCAGGTTCCGGGGATCGCCCTGCACTTGATAGAGCAAATGATCGGCGCGCAACTCTTCGCCGGTCACGGCCAGGTGGCCGAGTGCGCTGAGGGTTTCGGAGCGGTACAGGGCCGCGTTAAGGGACTGCCAGCCGGTCAGGGCGATGATCAGGCTGAGGACCAGGATCTGGCCGAAGCCCAACGCAAGCTTGAGCCTGACGCTGGCGTTGTCCAGCAAGCGAGTGAGTCGATGAAACATGGTGAATCTCCCACGGGTGAACACGGTCGGCTCGCAATCTCGTCACCAGGGGTGCCGAAAACCTTGAACCAACTTGAACACTAGTGCGATCGAGCGTCGGTGGCGCAGTCGCTCGCCTGATAAGCGCGTAGGAAATTTCACAAGGTGCAGCGGTGGCCGGGACAGGCCACCGCCGTAGGGAAGGTCAGACCTTGAAGCGGCCCACCAGGGTTTGCAGGTAGATGCCCAGGCGCGCCAGTTCGGCACTGGACGTTGCGGTTTCTTCGCTGGCGGCGGAGGTCTGCTCCGATACATCCCGCACGTTCAGCACGCTGCGGTTGATCTCTTCGGCCACTGCGCTTTGCTGCTCGGCGGCGGTGGCGATCTGGGAATTCATCGCCTGGATGGTCGAGACCGTGCGCGTGATACTCGCCAGGGCGCTGCCGGCGCGACGGGTCAACTCGACGCTGCTGTCGGTGAGGCCACGGCTGTTGTCCATGATGGTCGCGACCTGCTGGGTACCGTTTTGCAGGCCGACGATCAGCTCTTCGATCTCTTCGGTGGACTTCTGGGTGCGCTGGGCCAGGCTGCGCACCTCATCCGCCACCACGGCGAAACCTCGCCCGGCTTCCCCGGCACGTGCGGCCTCAATCGCGGCGTTGAGGGCCAGCAGGTTGGTTTGCTGGGCAACGGACTTGATCACATCAAGCACGCTGCCGATCTTGTCGCTTTCGCGCTTCAGGTCGCCCATGGCGACGGTAGAATTACCCACTTCGGTGGCCAGGCGTTCGATCTGGGCGATGGCTTCGCCCACCACCTTGTCACCCTCGCGGGCCTGTTGATCGGCGGCCACGGCGGCCTCAGAGGCTTCCTCGGCGTTGCGCGCGACTTCCTGCACGGTAGCCGCCATCTCGTTCATGGCGGTGGCCACCTGGTCGGTCTCGACCTTCTGGCTGTTGACGCCGGCGCTGGTTTGTTCGGTCACGGCCGACAGCTGCTCGGCGGCGCTGGCGATCTGGGTGACGCCGTCGCTGATCCCGCCGATCAGCTCACGCAAGCCGACGGTCATGCTTTGCATGGCGCGTTGCAACTGGCCCAGTTCATCCTGGCGCACGGACGTGAGGTTGTGGCTCAGGTCGCCGGAGGCTACGCGTTCTGCCACCTGCAGCGTCTGGTTCAGCGGAATGATGATCTGGCGGGTGATGGCCCAGGCGGCCACCAGGCCGAAGATCAGCGCCAGCACGGTCGCCAGCAGCAACAGTTGTTTGGCCCGCGCGGCGTCGGCGTCACGTACCACGGTTTGCGAGGTGGTGAGTTTTTCGCTGTGGCTCTGCAGGATGTCACCCTGGGCGCTCATGATTTTCAGCGCGTCGGCGGCGGCCGTCTGGGAGTCGCGGTACTGGCTGACGGCGGCGCGGTAGGCTTGCAGTGAAGTGCTGGCCTCTTGCAGGTTGGCCTGGTACTGCGCAGGCAGTTGGCCCTCCAGCGCGGTGATTTTCTTCACGGCGTTGTCAATCGCGTCGAGGGCCGGCTGTTCCGCCTCGACCTTGGCGCTGTAGGTGTAGCCGCGCACCTGGAAGCGTGCCTGCTGGATCAGTTTGCTCAGGTCGACCACGCTGTTGAACTGCGTGACACTGTCGCCTTGCAGCAGGGACTTTTCCACCTCACTGACCTTGGCCACGGCGTTGTCGGCCGTGTCGCCCAGCTTGCTGCGCGCACCTTCACGCTTGAGCCCGGCCTGGACCATGGCGCCGAAGGCTTTTTTGTATTGGTTCAAGGCGTCCTGTTGCTGTTCCACCAGGGCCTTGTCGTCGGGTTGCTCGATCAGGTCGGCGGCGGTCTTGAGGCCGCTGTCCAGTTTGGCGATCAGGCCGTTGACCGCGTCCGTACCTTGTTCGCCGCGACGCATTTCGAAGTCCAGGCGCGCCAGGCGCAAGTCCTTGGTCAGCCCGTTGAGGCTGGAGATATAGCCCAGCTTGTCACCGCGACTGGTGACATCCCCCAGGCCGGTCCAACCGGTGAAGGTGATCATCAACGTGAGCAGCAATACCAGGCCGAAGCCCACGCCGAGTTTGGTTTTGACGCTGACATTCCCCAGCTTTTCGGCTAACCAACGATACATGCTGCGAACTCCCCTGGAACAAGGCTTGGACTTATTCAAAGGTTATCGGCCAGCACGCGCAATTCTGTAGCGAAGCTGTACCCAGGTGGGAGGGGCTTGCCCCCGATTGCAGTGGGTCAGCTACAGATAAGCTGGATGACACACCG of Pseudomonas azotoformans contains these proteins:
- a CDS encoding amino acid ABC transporter ATP-binding protein, whose product is MIEVRDLVKVFDTRGHVVRAVDHVTTQVAKGEVLVVIGPSGSGKSTFLRCLNGLEAFDSGSVSIDGLQLADPKTDVNAYRREVGMVFQHFNLFPHMTVLENLCLAQKVVRKRGKQEREAKALALLEKVGIAQKANEFPSRLSGGQQQRVAIARALAMEPKVMLFDEPTSALDPEMVGEVLDVMKTLALEGMTMVCVTHEMGFAREVADRVLFFDHGKLLEDAAPAEFFDAPKDPRAQAFLRQVL
- a CDS encoding methyl-accepting chemotaxis protein, with amino-acid sequence MFHRLTRLLDNASVRLKLALGFGQILVLSLIIALTGWQSLNAALYRSETLSALGHLAVTGEELRADHLLYQVQGDPRNLSNISRHLDKIDTHLATLSGRLKDSADLERVERAQRLANLFKEGIGNTPPQPQLEQQLNQLLEQSDLLSQGQALKRSLEADQSRVRLLGITAAALLLGAWAAWMIARQIAVPLREALATARRIADGDLNPGAEVLRKDELGQLQRSMRRMTTQLRTLIGGIGDSARQIASAATQLSAVTEQTRAGVNNQKDETDQVATAMNEMLATAQEVARHAEQASIAANEADRQTIAGDKVVAQAVEQIGQLADEMALSGRAMLALQQESQKIGSVLDVIKSVSQQTNLLALNAAIEAARAGSAGEGFAVVADEVRSLAQRTQASAEEIQALIQGLHTGTQHVADIMDSSRSLTDYSVELTRDAGDALAAIARTVSVIQEMNPQIAAAAEQQSAVAEEINRSVLKVRDVSEQTAAASEETAAASVQLTKLSLDLQTLVGKFRL
- a CDS encoding HAMP domain-containing methyl-accepting chemotaxis protein, which produces MYRWLAEKLGNVSVKTKLGVGFGLVLLLTLMITFTGWTGLGDVTSRGDKLGYISSLNGLTKDLRLARLDFEMRRGEQGTDAVNGLIAKLDSGLKTAADLIEQPDDKALVEQQQDALNQYKKAFGAMVQAGLKREGARSKLGDTADNAVAKVSEVEKSLLQGDSVTQFNSVVDLSKLIQQARFQVRGYTYSAKVEAEQPALDAIDNAVKKITALEGQLPAQYQANLQEASTSLQAYRAAVSQYRDSQTAAADALKIMSAQGDILQSHSEKLTTSQTVVRDADAARAKQLLLLATVLALIFGLVAAWAITRQIIIPLNQTLQVAERVASGDLSHNLTSVRQDELGQLQRAMQSMTVGLRELIGGISDGVTQIASAAEQLSAVTEQTSAGVNSQKVETDQVATAMNEMAATVQEVARNAEEASEAAVAADQQAREGDKVVGEAIAQIERLATEVGNSTVAMGDLKRESDKIGSVLDVIKSVAQQTNLLALNAAIEAARAGEAGRGFAVVADEVRSLAQRTQKSTEEIEELIVGLQNGTQQVATIMDNSRGLTDSSVELTRRAGSALASITRTVSTIQAMNSQIATAAEQQSAVAEEINRSVLNVRDVSEQTSAASEETATSSAELARLGIYLQTLVGRFKV